The proteins below are encoded in one region of Candidatus Binatia bacterium:
- the rbfA gene encoding 30S ribosome-binding factor RbfA, with amino-acid sequence MKQQRIAKIDHEIQRILGTIVSQELADPRLAFVTVTRAEVSDDLRHCKVFISVIGDRHQARQSLDALKHAGRFLRGELGRKIELRHIPELIFVEDRSAERAIALAKTLREAAVPATPEESN; translated from the coding sequence ATGAAGCAGCAACGCATCGCGAAGATCGACCACGAGATTCAGCGGATCCTCGGAACGATCGTCTCGCAGGAGCTCGCCGATCCGCGACTCGCCTTCGTGACGGTGACGCGCGCCGAGGTCAGCGACGACCTCCGCCACTGCAAGGTCTTCATCTCGGTGATCGGCGATCGTCATCAGGCGCGGCAGTCGCTCGACGCGTTGAAGCACGCCGGCCGGTTTCTGCGGGGCGAGCTGGGGCGGAAGATCGAGCTGCGTCACATTCCCGAGTTGATCTTCGTCGAAGACCGTTCGGCCGAGCGCGCGATTGCGCTCGCCAAGACGCTGCGCGAGGCAGCGGTACCCGCTACGCCGGAGGAAAGCAATTGA
- the infB gene encoding translation initiation factor IF-2, which yields MRSRENLAGKVRIFELAKEVGLTSKELTTLFNERLGGVFEAKNQLSVVPDQIADLVRSVLLKPGDKPAAKPKASAPAAPAPAPAKRPAVKPAPAPPEPVTRLRPVVGAPRAAAPAKAPAPKPAEPARPAAEVIPQLRPVPSGQPSVVKRQAPPPTTAASASPGPRTGLPGRPGVAPRPGEAMPGQGGKGTAVPPRAAAPGLISPQRRPTGNGPFRPMTPGVRPGPGRGPLPTDGPTPSTGGRPGDRARTHEEKATAKKDREKELLLEKERQRKKKGDAAAAPPPRALETIEIPDLLTVQELATSMIVPARDVITELIKIGTMATINQNISSDVATQIAKRFGFNAVVKEAGEEVTVEQEEDKPEMLTPRPPVVTVLGHVDHGKTSLLDKIRQADVAAGEAGGITQKIGAYTVERNDRKITFVDTPGHEAFTAMRARGAKVTDVAILVVAADDGVMPQTKEAIAHVKAANVPIVVAINKMDRPDAQPDRVKQQLAEEGLQAVDWGGTIEMVPVSAKTGDGIDGLLDTVLLEADIRELRANKNRRAAGVVIESALHRGRGAVATVLVQNGTLRVGDIVVAGGTFGKVRALIDDKGKQVKKAGPSIPVEVMGLSDVPAAGDIFSVVSDERVARETAEKRATRRRDVRMAATGTQRVSLETFMSMPAEGSKVLNLIIKADGQGSLEALRARMESLSTDDVEIRVIHGGVGAISPNDVNLASASNAVLIGFNIRPDETARRLAENEGVDLRFYQVIYEIEDDLKKAMRGMLSPIEREVILGRAEVRQVFKVSKVGTIVGCYVTSGKITRNAKARVIRDAAVVFDGEIESLRRFKDDVKEVAEGFECGIQIAKYQDLKEGDVIEAFALERVAPELARA from the coding sequence GTGCGCTCGAGAGAGAATTTGGCCGGAAAAGTAAGGATATTCGAGCTCGCCAAAGAGGTCGGGCTCACCTCGAAAGAGCTGACAACGCTCTTCAACGAACGCCTCGGCGGCGTTTTCGAGGCGAAAAATCAGCTGAGCGTCGTCCCGGATCAGATCGCGGATCTGGTTCGCAGCGTCCTATTGAAACCCGGCGACAAGCCGGCCGCCAAGCCGAAGGCGAGCGCGCCGGCCGCGCCGGCTCCGGCCCCCGCGAAGAGGCCCGCGGTCAAGCCGGCGCCCGCGCCGCCCGAGCCGGTCACCCGGCTTCGTCCGGTCGTCGGAGCGCCGCGTGCCGCGGCGCCCGCCAAAGCCCCCGCTCCCAAACCCGCCGAGCCGGCTCGCCCGGCCGCGGAAGTCATCCCGCAGCTGCGGCCGGTTCCGTCCGGACAGCCCTCGGTCGTCAAACGGCAGGCCCCGCCGCCGACGACGGCCGCTTCGGCCTCGCCCGGCCCGCGCACCGGACTGCCCGGACGCCCCGGGGTCGCGCCGCGCCCCGGTGAGGCGATGCCCGGACAGGGCGGCAAAGGCACCGCAGTCCCGCCGCGCGCCGCCGCGCCCGGCCTGATCTCCCCGCAACGGCGTCCCACCGGCAACGGCCCCTTCCGCCCGATGACGCCGGGCGTACGTCCCGGCCCGGGGCGCGGCCCGCTCCCGACCGACGGACCGACGCCGTCGACGGGCGGGCGTCCCGGCGATCGCGCGCGCACGCACGAGGAGAAGGCGACCGCAAAGAAAGACCGCGAGAAAGAACTGCTGCTCGAGAAAGAGCGACAGCGCAAGAAGAAGGGCGATGCCGCCGCGGCTCCGCCGCCGCGCGCGCTCGAAACGATCGAGATTCCCGACTTGCTCACCGTGCAAGAACTCGCGACCTCGATGATCGTGCCCGCGCGCGACGTCATCACCGAGTTGATCAAGATCGGAACGATGGCGACGATCAACCAGAACATCTCGAGCGACGTCGCGACGCAGATCGCGAAACGCTTCGGCTTCAACGCCGTCGTCAAGGAAGCCGGCGAGGAAGTGACGGTCGAGCAAGAAGAGGACAAGCCGGAGATGCTGACGCCGCGTCCGCCGGTCGTCACGGTGCTCGGCCACGTGGATCACGGTAAGACGTCGCTGCTCGATAAGATCCGGCAGGCCGACGTAGCGGCCGGCGAAGCCGGCGGCATCACGCAGAAGATCGGCGCGTATACCGTCGAGCGCAACGATCGCAAGATCACGTTCGTAGACACGCCCGGTCACGAAGCCTTCACCGCGATGCGCGCGCGAGGCGCGAAGGTCACGGACGTTGCGATCCTCGTGGTCGCGGCGGACGACGGCGTCATGCCGCAGACGAAAGAGGCGATCGCGCACGTCAAAGCGGCGAACGTCCCGATCGTCGTCGCCATCAACAAGATGGACCGGCCCGACGCGCAGCCCGACCGCGTGAAGCAGCAACTCGCCGAAGAGGGATTGCAGGCGGTGGATTGGGGCGGCACGATCGAGATGGTGCCGGTCTCTGCGAAGACCGGTGACGGGATCGACGGGCTGCTCGACACGGTGCTGCTCGAGGCCGACATCCGCGAGCTGCGCGCGAACAAGAATCGCCGCGCCGCCGGCGTCGTGATCGAATCGGCCCTCCATCGCGGCCGCGGCGCGGTCGCGACGGTGCTCGTGCAGAATGGGACGCTGCGCGTCGGCGACATCGTCGTCGCCGGCGGCACCTTCGGCAAAGTGCGCGCGCTGATAGACGACAAGGGCAAGCAAGTGAAGAAGGCCGGGCCCTCGATCCCGGTCGAGGTGATGGGACTCTCCGACGTTCCCGCCGCGGGCGATATCTTCAGCGTCGTCAGCGACGAACGCGTCGCGCGCGAGACCGCGGAGAAGCGCGCGACGCGCCGGCGCGACGTGCGGATGGCCGCGACCGGAACGCAGCGCGTCTCGCTCGAGACGTTCATGTCGATGCCGGCCGAGGGGAGCAAGGTGCTCAATCTCATCATCAAGGCCGACGGACAGGGTTCGCTCGAAGCGCTTCGCGCGCGGATGGAGTCGCTCTCGACCGACGACGTCGAGATCCGCGTCATTCACGGCGGCGTCGGCGCGATCTCGCCGAACGACGTCAACCTCGCCAGCGCCTCGAACGCCGTGCTGATCGGTTTCAACATCCGGCCCGACGAGACGGCCCGCCGCCTGGCGGAAAACGAAGGCGTCGACTTGCGCTTCTATCAGGTGATCTACGAGATCGAGGACGATCTCAAGAAGGCGATGCGCGGGATGCTCTCGCCGATCGAGCGCGAGGTCATCTTGGGGCGCGCCGAAGTGCGGCAGGTCTTCAAGGTCAGCAAGGTCGGCACGATCGTCGGCTGCTACGTCACGAGCGGCAAGATCACGCGCAACGCGAAGGCCCGCGTCATCCGCGATGCCGCGGTCGTCTTCGATGGCGAGATCGAGAGCCTGCGCCGCTTCAAAGACGACGTAAAAGAGGTTGCCGAGGGCTTCGAGTGCGGCATCCAGATCGCGAAGTACCAGGATCTCAAGGAAGGCGACGTGATCGAGGCCTTTGCGCTCGAGCGCGTCGCGCCGGAGCTGGCGCGGGCATGA
- a CDS encoding ribosome maturation factor RimP, with amino-acid sequence MSRGAAAIVTAFERELDAIAHDGAFAGLEIIAHRARPARGATELSVTIDRPGGVDLTLCERVAARISANLAGIDGTYALEVESAGLDRPLLRGADYERFAGQRARIVTSLTVNGGKTHRGTLRGLRGEAVVIETDGGELVLPMAAIKTANLEYDPRADLKRDKLQRKRKDGNDRQRGN; translated from the coding sequence GTGTCGAGAGGCGCTGCCGCGATCGTGACGGCCTTCGAACGAGAACTCGATGCGATCGCGCACGACGGCGCGTTCGCCGGCCTGGAGATCATCGCACATCGCGCCCGTCCGGCGCGCGGTGCGACCGAGCTCAGCGTAACGATCGACCGGCCGGGCGGCGTGGACTTGACGCTCTGCGAGCGCGTTGCGGCGCGCATCAGCGCGAATCTCGCGGGGATCGACGGCACGTACGCGCTCGAAGTGGAGTCGGCCGGGCTCGATCGACCGCTGCTGCGCGGCGCCGATTACGAACGTTTCGCCGGTCAGCGCGCGCGCATCGTCACGTCGCTGACGGTCAACGGAGGTAAGACGCATCGCGGAACGCTTCGCGGTCTGCGCGGCGAGGCGGTGGTGATCGAGACCGACGGCGGCGAGCTGGTGCTTCCGATGGCGGCGATCAAAACGGCGAACCTGGAATACGATCCGCGGGCGGATCTCAAACGCGATAAGCTTCAACGGAAACGGAAAGATGGCAACGATAGACAACGCGGCAACTGA
- the nusA gene encoding transcription termination factor NusA produces MATIDNAATEEKLIDVLQYIARERNISFEMLLEALEAALLTAYKRHFGSESNAIVIVDRQTGAYRVYHRRAVVETVEDPKLEISLKEAGKPYQIGDYFDQEVTPKDFGRIAAQTAKQVIVQRIREAERDTVYNKYVRKLNDLVTGTVQRYEQRNMYITLEGRDEAVMYLDEQVPGEAYRINDFIRAYVVDVKKSPKGPQVILSRAAEGLVQRLLELEVPEIADGTVEIMAIARDPGSRSKVAVKSNRAEVDPIGACLGPKSSRIANVTDNLRGEKVDIIRYDPAPATFISNALAPAKVIGVELFEDDGVALVIVPDYQLSLAIGRDGQNVRLAARLTGWRLDIATESESAQARERYLAERADRAATEAPAAEAAESAAASEEEIDEELIRKLEEFRRERLGKDEA; encoded by the coding sequence ATGGCAACGATAGACAACGCGGCAACTGAAGAGAAACTCATCGACGTCCTGCAGTACATCGCGCGCGAGCGAAACATCTCGTTCGAGATGCTGCTCGAGGCGCTCGAGGCCGCATTGCTGACCGCCTACAAGCGGCACTTCGGAAGCGAGTCGAACGCGATCGTGATCGTAGACCGGCAGACCGGAGCGTACCGCGTCTACCATCGGCGCGCCGTCGTCGAAACGGTCGAGGATCCCAAGCTCGAGATCTCCTTGAAAGAGGCCGGCAAGCCGTACCAGATCGGCGACTACTTCGATCAAGAAGTCACGCCGAAAGACTTCGGCCGAATCGCCGCGCAGACCGCGAAGCAAGTCATCGTCCAGCGCATCCGCGAAGCCGAGCGCGACACCGTCTACAACAAGTACGTGCGCAAGCTCAACGATCTCGTGACCGGCACGGTGCAGCGTTACGAGCAGCGCAACATGTACATCACGCTCGAAGGCCGCGACGAGGCGGTCATGTATCTCGACGAGCAAGTCCCGGGCGAGGCGTACCGCATCAACGATTTCATCCGGGCCTACGTCGTCGACGTAAAGAAGTCGCCGAAGGGACCGCAGGTGATCCTCTCGCGCGCAGCCGAGGGGCTCGTCCAGCGGCTGCTCGAGCTCGAGGTGCCCGAGATCGCTGACGGCACCGTCGAGATCATGGCGATCGCGCGCGATCCCGGCAGCCGCTCGAAGGTGGCGGTAAAGAGCAACCGCGCCGAGGTAGACCCGATCGGCGCGTGCCTCGGGCCGAAATCGAGCCGCATCGCAAACGTCACCGACAATCTCCGGGGCGAGAAGGTCGACATCATTCGTTACGATCCCGCGCCCGCAACCTTCATCTCGAACGCGCTCGCGCCGGCGAAGGTGATCGGCGTCGAGCTCTTCGAGGACGACGGCGTCGCGCTCGTCATCGTACCCGACTATCAACTCTCGCTCGCGATCGGTCGCGACGGCCAAAACGTGCGCCTCGCCGCGCGTCTTACCGGATGGCGGCTCGACATCGCGACCGAGAGCGAATCGGCGCAGGCGCGCGAGCGCTACTTAGCGGAGCGCGCGGATCGCGCCGCGACCGAAGCGCCCGCGGCCGAAGCGGCCGAGAGCGCCGCGGCGAGCGAAGAGGAGATCGACGAAGAGTTGATTCGAAAGCTCGAAGAGTTCCGTCGCGAGCGGCTGGGGAAGGACGAGGCATAA
- a CDS encoding YlxR family protein, whose amino-acid sequence MTPVRSCAGCRRRFAQGALLRFVRTSEGWRPDRPGSRRKQPGRGAYLCSAECVEGARKNKRYPGLGAAAAECGLIRSLCKK is encoded by the coding sequence ATAACACCCGTACGCAGCTGCGCCGGCTGCCGCCGGCGCTTCGCGCAGGGAGCGTTGCTGCGCTTCGTGCGCACGTCCGAGGGCTGGCGGCCGGATCGTCCAGGTTCCCGGCGCAAGCAGCCCGGGCGCGGCGCCTATCTCTGCTCGGCGGAGTGCGTGGAGGGGGCCCGCAAGAACAAGCGCTACCCGGGGCTTGGCGCCGCGGCGGCAGAATGTGGTTTAATAAGGAGCCTGTGCAAGAAATAG